One window of the Fusobacterium animalis 7_1 genome contains the following:
- the mnmA gene encoding tRNA 2-thiouridine(34) synthase MnmA produces MIETKNVASEFNKYIEFDSSKKNIKVGVAMSGGVDSSTVAYLLKQQGYDIFGVTMKTFKDEDSDAKKVCDDLGIEHYVLDVRDEFKKKVVDYFVSEYMNGRTPNPCMVCNRHIKFGKMLDFILSKGASFMATGHYTKLKNGLLSVGDDSNKDQVYFLSQIQKDRLNKIIFPVGDLEKSKLRELAEQLGVRVYSKKDSQEICFVDDGKLKEFLIENTKGKAKKTGNIVDRDGNILGRHKGFSFYTIGQRKGLGISSEEPLYVLAFDRETNNIIVGKNEDLFKDELIATRLNLFSVSSLESLDNLECFAKTRSRDILHKCLLKKDGDNFQVKFIDNKVRAITPGQGIVFYNNEGNVIAGGFIER; encoded by the coding sequence ATGATAGAAACAAAAAATGTTGCTTCTGAATTTAATAAATATATTGAATTTGATAGTAGCAAAAAAAATATTAAAGTTGGTGTGGCTATGAGTGGAGGAGTTGACAGTTCAACTGTTGCTTATCTTTTAAAACAACAAGGTTATGATATTTTTGGAGTAACTATGAAGACCTTTAAAGATGAGGATTCCGATGCTAAAAAAGTCTGTGATGACTTAGGAATAGAACATTATGTCTTAGATGTAAGAGATGAATTTAAAAAAAAAGTTGTTGATTACTTTGTTAGTGAATATATGAATGGAAGAACTCCAAATCCTTGTATGGTATGCAATAGACATATAAAATTTGGAAAAATGTTAGATTTCATTTTATCTAAGGGTGCTAGTTTTATGGCAACTGGACATTATACAAAGCTAAAAAATGGTTTGTTGAGTGTTGGAGATGATTCAAATAAGGATCAAGTTTATTTTCTATCTCAAATTCAAAAAGATAGACTTAACAAAATTATTTTTCCAGTTGGAGATTTAGAAAAGTCTAAATTGAGAGAACTTGCTGAACAATTGGGAGTTAGAGTATATTCTAAAAAAGATTCACAAGAAATATGTTTTGTTGATGATGGAAAATTAAAAGAATTTTTAATAGAAAATACAAAAGGTAAAGCTAAAAAAACTGGAAATATCGTAGATAGAGATGGAAATATTTTAGGAAGACACAAAGGATTTTCATTTTATACAATAGGTCAAAGGAAAGGATTGGGAATATCTAGCGAAGAACCTCTATATGTCTTAGCCTTTGATAGAGAGACAAATAATATTATAGTTGGAAAAAATGAAGATTTATTTAAAGATGAGCTTATTGCAACAAGATTGAATTTATTTTCAGTATCTTCATTAGAAAGTTTAGACAATTTAGAATGTTTTGCAAAAACTCGTTCAAGAGACATTTTGCATAAATGTTTATTGAAAAAAGATGGAGATAACTTTCAAGTAAAATTTATTGATAATAAAGTCAGAGCTATTACACCAGGACAGGGAATTGTATTTTATAATAATGAAGGAAATGTAATAGCAGGTGGTTTTATTGAAAGATAG
- a CDS encoding LysE family translocator yields the protein MDITILKGILMGFILSLPFGPVGIYCMELTIVEGRWKGYITALGMVTIDVVYSAVALLFLSGVKDYVVKYENYLSLFIGIFLMIISLKKLLTKIELKEINVDFKSMLQNYLTGVGFAIVNISTILIIATVFTLLKVLDDTTTVTTMISIEALLGVALGGAGLWFFTTYLISHCRKLFGKEKLIKIIKLTNAVIFILASFIIIYTIRKIIN from the coding sequence TTGGATATTACAATTTTAAAAGGGATATTAATGGGGTTTATTTTATCTTTACCCTTTGGGCCTGTTGGGATTTACTGTATGGAGCTCACCATTGTTGAAGGAAGATGGAAGGGGTATATAACAGCATTAGGAATGGTTACTATTGATGTAGTATATTCAGCTGTTGCTTTATTATTTCTCTCAGGTGTAAAAGATTATGTAGTAAAATATGAGAATTATTTATCTTTATTCATAGGAATATTTTTAATGATAATTTCTTTAAAAAAACTTTTAACAAAAATAGAATTAAAAGAAATAAATGTGGATTTTAAAAGTATGTTACAAAATTATCTTACAGGAGTAGGTTTTGCTATTGTTAATATTTCTACCATTTTAATTATAGCAACTGTATTTACACTTTTAAAAGTCTTAGATGATACAACTACTGTAACTACTATGATTTCTATTGAGGCTTTATTAGGAGTAGCATTAGGAGGAGCAGGGTTATGGTTTTTTACAACATATTTAATTTCTCATTGTAGAAAGCTTTTTGGAAAAGAAAAACTTATAAAGATAATTAAATTAACAAATGCTGTTATTTTTATTTTAGCATCATTTATAATAATATACACTATTAGAAAAATAATAAATTAG
- a CDS encoding type III pantothenate kinase: MIIGIDIGNTHIVTGIYDDDGKLISTFRIATNDKMTEDEYFSYFNNITKYNNVSIEKVNAVLVSSVVPNIIITFQFFARKYFKVEAIIVDLEKKLPFTFAKGLNYIGFGADRIIDITEAMQKYPDKNLVIFDFGTATTYDVLKKGVYIGGGILPGIEMSINALYGNTAKLPRVKFTTPSSVLGTDTMKQIQAAIFFGYAGQIKHIIKKIDEELNEEIFVLATGGLGKILSAEIDEIDEYDANLSLKGLYTLYQLNK; this comes from the coding sequence ATGATTATTGGTATTGATATTGGAAATACTCATATAGTTACAGGAATTTATGACGATGATGGGAAATTAATTTCAACATTTCGCATAGCCACAAATGATAAAATGACGGAGGATGAATATTTTTCCTATTTTAATAATATTACAAAATATAATAATGTTTCTATTGAAAAAGTAAATGCTGTATTAGTTTCATCTGTTGTTCCTAATATAATAATAACTTTTCAATTTTTTGCAAGAAAATATTTTAAAGTTGAAGCTATTATAGTTGATTTAGAAAAGAAACTTCCTTTTACTTTTGCAAAGGGATTAAATTATATAGGTTTTGGAGCAGATAGAATAATTGATATTACAGAAGCAATGCAAAAATATCCAGATAAAAACTTAGTAATTTTTGATTTTGGAACTGCAACTACTTATGATGTGTTAAAAAAAGGTGTATATATTGGTGGAGGAATACTTCCAGGAATAGAAATGTCTATTAATGCTTTATATGGAAATACCGCTAAACTTCCAAGAGTAAAATTTACAACTCCTAGTAGTGTTTTAGGAACTGATACAATGAAACAAATTCAAGCAGCTATATTTTTTGGATATGCTGGACAAATTAAACATATTATAAAAAAGATTGATGAAGAATTGAATGAAGAAATTTTTGTTTTAGCAACAGGTGGACTTGGAAAAATTTTATCAGCTGAAATAGATGAAATAGATGAGTATGATGCCAATTTAAGTTTAAAAGGACTTTACACATTGTATCAATTAAATAAATAA
- a CDS encoding Maf family protein: MILASNSKRRQEILKDAGFNFKIITSDIEEISDKKIITEKILDIAEKKLEQIAKDNKNEFILAADTVVELNGMIFGKPKNREEAFSFLRILSGNTHKVITAYVFKNISKNILIKEVVTSKVKFLELDDEIINWYLDTGEPFDKAGAYGIQGKGRALVEKINGDYFSIMGFPISNFLENLRKIGYKISQIDKI; this comes from the coding sequence ATGATTTTAGCTTCAAATTCTAAAAGAAGACAAGAGATATTAAAAGATGCAGGTTTTAATTTTAAAATTATAACATCTGATATAGAGGAGATAAGTGATAAAAAAATTATCACTGAAAAAATATTAGATATAGCAGAAAAAAAGTTGGAACAAATTGCAAAAGATAATAAAAATGAATTTATTTTGGCAGCAGATACTGTTGTTGAATTAAATGGGATGATTTTTGGAAAACCTAAAAATAGGGAAGAAGCATTTAGTTTTCTAAGAATTTTATCAGGAAATACTCATAAAGTAATCACTGCTTATGTATTTAAAAATATTTCAAAAAATATACTTATAAAAGAAGTTGTTACAAGTAAAGTAAAATTTTTAGAGCTTGATGATGAGATAATAAATTGGTATTTAGATACTGGTGAGCCTTTTGATAAGGCAGGAGCTTATGGAATACAAGGAAAAGGAAGAGCTCTTGTTGAAAAAATAAATGGAGATTATTTTTCCATAATGGGTTTCCCTATTTCAAATTTTTTAGAAAATTTAAGAAAAATTGGTTATAAAATAAGTCAAATAGATAAAATTTAA
- a CDS encoding rod shape-determining protein: MKKFLGKILGIFSDDLGIDLGTSNTLICMKNKGIILREPSVVAISTKTKEIFEVGEKAKHMIGRTPSTYETIRPLRNGVIADYEVTEKMLRCFYRRIKSGTFLNKPRVIICVPAGITQVEKRAVMEVTREAGAREAYLIEEPMAAAIGVGINIFEPEGSMVVDIGGGTSELAVVSLGGVVKKSSFRVAGDRFDTAIVDYVRQKHNLLIGEKSAEDIKIKIGTVSPEEEEMEIEVSGKYVLNGLPKDITLTSSELIETLSTLVQEIIEEIRVVFEKTPPELAADIKKRGIYISGGGALLRGIDKKISAGLNLKVTIAEDPLNAVINGIGVLLNNFSLYSKVLVSTETEY; encoded by the coding sequence ATGAAAAAATTTTTGGGTAAGATTCTAGGTATATTTTCAGATGATTTAGGCATAGATTTAGGAACATCTAATACTTTGATCTGTATGAAAAATAAAGGAATAATTCTAAGAGAACCTTCTGTTGTAGCAATTTCTACTAAAACAAAAGAAATTTTTGAAGTGGGAGAAAAAGCAAAACATATGATAGGAAGAACTCCCTCTACTTATGAAACTATAAGACCATTAAGAAATGGAGTTATTGCTGATTATGAAGTTACAGAAAAAATGTTAAGATGTTTTTATAGAAGAATAAAATCAGGAACATTCCTAAATAAACCTAGAGTAATTATTTGTGTACCAGCAGGAATAACACAAGTAGAAAAAAGAGCTGTTATGGAAGTTACAAGAGAAGCTGGTGCCAGAGAAGCATATTTAATTGAAGAACCTATGGCAGCAGCAATAGGTGTAGGAATAAATATTTTTGAGCCAGAAGGAAGTATGGTAGTTGATATTGGTGGAGGTACATCTGAATTAGCTGTTGTTTCATTAGGAGGAGTTGTTAAAAAATCTTCTTTTAGAGTTGCAGGAGATAGATTTGATACTGCCATTGTTGATTATGTAAGACAAAAGCACAATCTATTGATAGGTGAAAAATCAGCTGAGGATATAAAAATTAAAATAGGAACTGTTAGTCCAGAAGAAGAAGAAATGGAAATAGAAGTTAGTGGTAAATATGTTTTAAATGGTTTACCAAAGGATATTACTTTGACTTCATCAGAATTAATTGAAACTCTTTCCACTTTAGTTCAAGAAATTATTGAAGAAATAAGAGTTGTTTTTGAAAAAACTCCTCCTGAATTAGCAGCTGATATTAAAAAAAGAGGTATATATATAAGTGGTGGTGGTGCATTACTTAGAGGAATTGATAAAAAAATATCAGCAGGATTAAATTTAAAGGTTACTATTGCAGAAGACCCTTTAAATGCAGTTATTAATGGTATAGGAGTATTATTAAATAACTTTTCACTATATAGTAAAGTTTTAGTATCAACAGAGACAGAATATTAG
- the scpB gene encoding SMC-Scp complex subunit ScpB, giving the protein MSIKNQVEAIIFLGGDENKIKDLAKFFKISIEDMLKILLELKDDRKDMGINIEIDSEIVYLSTNPLYGEIINNYFEQETKPKKLSSASIETLSIIAYKQPITKSEIESIRGVSVDRIISNLEERKFVRNCGKQETGRRANLYEVTSKFLSYLGIKNVGELPDYNLLKEKIKNMENITTNED; this is encoded by the coding sequence ATGAGTATAAAAAATCAGGTTGAAGCTATTATTTTTTTAGGTGGAGATGAAAATAAAATAAAAGATTTGGCTAAATTTTTTAAGATTTCTATTGAAGATATGTTAAAAATTCTTTTAGAATTAAAAGATGATAGAAAGGATATGGGAATAAATATTGAAATTGATTCAGAAATAGTTTATTTATCAACAAACCCTCTATATGGTGAAATTATAAATAATTATTTTGAGCAAGAAACCAAACCTAAAAAGTTATCATCTGCTTCAATAGAAACTTTATCTATAATAGCTTATAAACAACCTATTACAAAGTCTGAAATTGAAAGTATTAGAGGAGTTTCTGTTGATAGGATTATTTCAAACTTAGAAGAAAGAAAATTTGTAAGAAACTGTGGTAAACAAGAAACAGGTAGAAGAGCTAACCTATATGAAGTAACTAGTAAATTTTTGTCATATTTAGGCATAAAAAATGTAGGAGAGTTGCCTGATTATAATTTATTAAAAGAAAAAATAAAAAATATGGAGAATATAACTACTAATGAGGATTAA
- a CDS encoding pseudouridine synthase: protein MRINKFLSTLGIASRRAVDKYIEEGRITVNGNIATTGMDISENDNIFIDGKKIKTDVNEEKVYFMLNKPLEVLSSSSDDRGRKTVVDLIKTDKRIFPIGRLDYMTSGLILLTNDGELFNRIVHPKSEIYKKYYVKIFGEIKKEEIAELKKGVLLNDGKTLPAKISGIKYDKNKTSMYISIKEGRNRQIRRMIERFGYKVLMLRREKIGELSLGDLEEGKYRELTKQEIEYLYSI from the coding sequence ATGAGGATTAATAAATTTTTATCAACTCTTGGTATTGCTTCAAGAAGAGCTGTTGATAAATATATTGAAGAAGGTAGAATTACTGTAAATGGTAATATAGCAACAACTGGAATGGATATAAGTGAAAATGATAATATTTTCATAGATGGTAAAAAAATTAAAACTGATGTAAATGAGGAAAAAGTTTATTTTATGTTAAATAAACCATTGGAAGTATTATCTTCTTCAAGTGATGATAGAGGTAGAAAAACAGTAGTTGATTTAATTAAAACTGATAAAAGAATTTTTCCTATTGGACGGCTTGACTATATGACAAGTGGTTTAATTTTGCTTACAAATGATGGAGAATTATTTAATAGAATAGTTCATCCAAAATCAGAAATCTATAAGAAATATTATGTAAAAATTTTTGGTGAAATTAAAAAAGAAGAGATAGCTGAACTAAAAAAAGGGGTCTTATTAAATGATGGTAAAACTCTACCAGCTAAAATATCTGGAATAAAATATGATAAAAATAAAACTTCTATGTATATTTCAATAAAAGAAGGTAGAAATAGACAGATTAGAAGAATGATAGAAAGATTTGGATATAAAGTTTTGATGTTAAGAAGAGAAAAAATTGGTGAATTATCATTAGGTGATTTAGAAGAAGGTAAATATAGAGAGTTAACAAAACAAGAAATAGAATACTTATATTCAATTTAG
- the gatC gene encoding Asp-tRNA(Asn)/Glu-tRNA(Gln) amidotransferase subunit GatC, whose amino-acid sequence MALTKEEVLKIAKLSKLSFEEKEIEKFQIELNDILKYIDMLNEVDTSEVKPLVYINEAVNNFREKEEKPSLKIEKVLLNAPESAENAIVVPKVIGE is encoded by the coding sequence ATGGCACTTACAAAGGAAGAAGTTTTAAAGATTGCAAAATTATCAAAATTATCATTTGAAGAAAAAGAAATTGAAAAGTTTCAGATAGAATTAAATGATATATTAAAATATATAGATATGTTAAATGAAGTTGACACATCAGAGGTCAAACCATTAGTTTATATAAATGAGGCTGTCAATAATTTTAGAGAAAAAGAAGAAAAGCCATCATTAAAAATAGAAAAAGTGCTATTAAATGCACCTGAAAGTGCTGAAAATGCAATAGTAGTTCCTAAAGTTATTGGAGAGTAG
- the gatA gene encoding Asp-tRNA(Asn)/Glu-tRNA(Gln) amidotransferase subunit GatA: protein MFIYELTAKELRDKFLSNQLSAVEIVNSFYERIEKVEDKIKSFVSLRKDLALKEAKKLDEKKKNGEKLGKLAGIPIAIKDNILMEGQKSTSCSKILENYIGIYDSTVVKKLKEEDAIIIGITNMDEFAMGSTTKTSFHHMTSNPWDLNRVPGGSSGGAAASVAAQEVPISLGSDTGGSVRQPASFCGVVGFKPTYGRVSRYGLMAFASSLDQIGTLAKTVEDVAICMNVIAGADDYDATVSKKEVPDYTKFLNKDIKGLKVGLPKEYFIEGLNPEIKNVIDNSVEALKKLGAEVVEVSLPHTKYAVPTYYVLAPAEASSNLARFDGIRYGYRAKDYTDLESLYVKTRSEGFGAEVKRRIMMGTYVLSAGFYDAYFKKAQKVRTLIKEDFEKVLNEVDVILTPVAPSVAFKLSDTKTPIELYLEDIFTISANLAGVPAISLPGGLVDNLPVGVQFMGKPFDEETLIKVADALEKKIGRLNLPKLD from the coding sequence ATGTTTATTTATGAATTAACTGCAAAAGAATTAAGAGATAAATTTTTATCTAATCAGCTTTCAGCAGTAGAAATAGTTAATTCCTTTTATGAAAGAATAGAAAAAGTTGAAGATAAAATAAAAAGTTTTGTATCTTTAAGAAAAGATTTAGCTTTGAAAGAAGCAAAGAAACTTGATGAAAAGAAAAAAAATGGAGAAAAATTAGGAAAATTAGCAGGAATTCCTATTGCAATAAAAGATAATATTTTAATGGAAGGACAAAAATCAACTTCTTGTTCTAAAATATTGGAAAATTATATAGGAATTTATGATTCAACTGTTGTAAAAAAATTGAAAGAGGAAGATGCAATTATTATTGGTATAACAAATATGGATGAATTCGCTATGGGCTCTACAACAAAAACTTCCTTTCATCATATGACATCTAACCCTTGGGATTTAAATAGAGTTCCTGGTGGTAGTAGTGGTGGAGCCGCAGCTTCTGTTGCAGCACAAGAAGTACCAATATCTTTGGGCTCTGATACAGGTGGAAGTGTGAGACAGCCTGCTTCATTTTGTGGAGTTGTAGGATTTAAACCAACTTATGGTAGAGTTTCAAGATATGGACTTATGGCATTTGCCTCATCTCTTGATCAAATAGGTACTCTTGCTAAAACTGTTGAAGATGTTGCTATTTGTATGAATGTTATAGCAGGAGCAGATGATTATGATGCAACAGTTAGTAAAAAAGAAGTTCCTGATTATACTAAATTTTTAAATAAAGATATAAAAGGTTTAAAGGTTGGGTTACCAAAAGAATATTTTATAGAAGGACTAAATCCTGAAATAAAAAATGTTATAGATAATTCTGTTGAAGCATTAAAAAAATTGGGAGCAGAAGTAGTTGAAGTTTCACTACCTCATACAAAGTATGCTGTTCCAACTTACTATGTACTTGCCCCAGCAGAAGCAAGTTCTAACCTTGCAAGATTTGATGGCATTAGATATGGATATAGAGCAAAAGATTATACTGATTTAGAAAGTCTATATGTTAAAACAAGAAGTGAAGGTTTTGGAGCAGAAGTAAAAAGAAGAATAATGATGGGGACTTATGTTTTAAGTGCAGGTTTTTATGATGCATATTTTAAGAAAGCTCAAAAAGTTAGAACACTTATAAAAGAAGACTTTGAAAAGGTATTAAATGAAGTAGACGTTATTTTAACACCAGTTGCCCCTAGTGTAGCTTTTAAATTATCAGATACAAAAACTCCAATAGAATTATATTTGGAAGATATATTTACTATATCTGCAAATTTAGCAGGTGTACCTGCAATATCATTACCAGGAGGACTTGTAGATAATTTACCAGTTGGAGTACAATTTATGGGAAAACCATTTGATGAAGAAACTTTAATAAAAGTTGCTGATGCACTTGAAAAGAAAATAGGAAGATTAAATCTACCTAAGTTGGATTAA
- the gatB gene encoding Asp-tRNA(Asn)/Glu-tRNA(Gln) amidotransferase subunit GatB — protein sequence MIKEWESVIGLEVHLQLKTGTKVWCGCKSDYDESGINTHTCPICLGHPGALPKLNKKVVDYAVKAALALNCQINNESGFDRKNYFYPDAPKNYQITQFEKSYAEKGYLEFKLNSGREVKIGITKVQIEEDTAKAIHGKNESYLNFNRASIPLIEIISEPDMRSSEEAYEYLNTLKNIIKYTKVSDVSMETGSLRCDANISVMEKGSKVFGTRVEVKNLNSFKAVARAIDYEIGRQIELIENGGKVDQETRLWDEENQITRVMRSKEEAMDYRYFNEPDLLKLVISDEEIEEIKKDMPETRLAKIERFKTNYSLDEKDALILTEEVELSDYFEEVVKFSNNAKLSSNWILTEVLRVLKHQNINIEKFTISTENLAKIIKLIDKNTISSKIAKEVFEIALNDARDPEIIVKEKGLIQLSDTTEIEKMVDEVLANNQKMIEDYKAADEGRKPRVLKGIVGQVMKISKGKANPEIVNELIMEKLK from the coding sequence ATGATAAAAGAATGGGAGTCAGTAATAGGACTGGAAGTTCACTTACAATTAAAAACAGGTACTAAAGTATGGTGTGGCTGTAAATCTGACTATGATGAAAGTGGTATAAATACACATACTTGTCCAATTTGTTTAGGGCACCCTGGAGCTCTTCCAAAGTTAAATAAAAAAGTTGTAGATTATGCAGTTAAAGCTGCACTTGCTCTTAACTGTCAAATAAATAATGAAAGTGGTTTTGATAGAAAAAATTATTTTTATCCAGATGCACCAAAAAATTACCAAATTACACAATTTGAGAAATCTTATGCTGAAAAAGGATATTTAGAGTTCAAATTAAATTCTGGTAGAGAAGTTAAAATTGGTATAACAAAAGTTCAAATTGAAGAAGATACTGCTAAAGCTATACATGGAAAAAATGAGTCATATTTGAATTTTAATAGAGCTTCTATTCCATTGATAGAAATTATCTCTGAACCTGATATGAGAAGTTCAGAAGAAGCCTATGAATATTTAAACACTTTGAAAAATATAATAAAATATACAAAAGTTAGTGATGTTTCTATGGAAACTGGTTCACTTAGATGTGATGCTAATATTTCTGTTATGGAAAAGGGTAGTAAAGTTTTTGGAACAAGAGTAGAAGTTAAAAATCTAAATTCATTTAAAGCTGTTGCAAGAGCGATAGATTACGAAATTGGTAGGCAAATAGAACTTATAGAAAATGGTGGAAAGGTAGATCAAGAAACGAGACTTTGGGACGAAGAAAATCAAATAACAAGAGTTATGAGATCAAAAGAAGAAGCTATGGATTATAGATATTTTAATGAGCCTGATTTATTAAAACTCGTTATAAGTGATGAAGAAATTGAAGAAATAAAAAAAGATATGCCTGAAACTAGACTTGCTAAAATTGAAAGATTTAAAACTAATTATTCATTAGATGAAAAAGATGCTCTTATTTTAACAGAAGAAGTTGAGCTTTCAGATTACTTTGAAGAAGTTGTAAAATTTTCAAATAATGCTAAGTTAAGTTCTAACTGGATATTAACAGAAGTTTTAAGAGTATTGAAACATCAAAATATTAATATAGAAAAATTTACTATTAGCACTGAAAACCTTGCTAAAATAATAAAATTAATAGATAAAAATACTATTTCATCTAAAATTGCAAAAGAAGTCTTTGAAATAGCTCTTAATGATGCAAGAGATCCTGAAATTATTGTAAAAGAAAAAGGGCTCATCCAACTATCAGATACAACTGAAATTGAGAAGATGGTTGATGAAGTTTTAGCTAACAATCAAAAAATGATAGAAGATTATAAGGCTGCTGATGAAGGTAGAAAACCAAGAGTTCTTAAAGGAATAGTAGGACAAGTTATGAAAATTTCTAAGGGAAAAGCAAATCCTGAAATTGTAAATGAACTAATTATGGAGAAATTAAAATAA
- the pip gene encoding prolyl aminopeptidase has protein sequence MGNYDFYPAIEPFKSYMLPVSDIHSIYVEECGNPNGEPIIFLHGGPGAGFGKKARRFFNPKYYHIILFDQRGCGKSIPFLELKENNIFYLVEDMEKIRLHIGIDKWTLFAGSFGTALALVYAIHYPQKIKRMILQGIFLATESDLKWFFQEGISEIYPAEFKKFKDFIPKKEQNNLLEAYYKRFFSNDIDLRNKAIKIWSRFQLRVMESENIMIPEEEEIQASEISLALIEAHYFYNNMFWEDKNYILNKIEKIKDIPIYIAHGRFDLNTRIISAYKLAEKLNNCELIIVEGVGHSPFTEKMSKVLIKFLEDIKELNYKDEGNG, from the coding sequence ATGGGAAATTATGATTTCTATCCAGCAATAGAACCTTTTAAGTCATATATGTTGCCTGTAAGTGATATACATAGCATTTATGTAGAAGAATGTGGAAATCCAAATGGAGAGCCTATAATCTTTTTACATGGTGGTCCAGGAGCAGGTTTTGGAAAAAAAGCTAGAAGATTTTTTAATCCTAAATATTACCATATAATTTTATTTGATCAAAGAGGTTGTGGAAAAAGTATACCTTTTCTTGAACTTAAAGAAAATAATATTTTCTATCTAGTTGAGGATATGGAAAAAATAAGATTACATATAGGTATTGATAAGTGGACTCTATTTGCTGGAAGTTTTGGTACAGCCTTGGCTTTGGTATATGCTATACATTATCCTCAAAAAATAAAAAGAATGATATTGCAAGGAATATTTTTAGCCACTGAAAGCGATTTAAAATGGTTTTTTCAAGAAGGAATTTCTGAAATTTATCCAGCAGAATTTAAAAAATTTAAAGATTTTATTCCAAAAAAAGAACAAAATAATCTGCTTGAAGCATATTATAAAAGATTTTTCTCTAATGACATAGATCTTAGAAATAAAGCAATAAAAATTTGGAGCAGATTTCAATTAAGAGTGATGGAATCTGAAAATATTATGATTCCAGAAGAAGAGGAAATACAGGCATCTGAGATATCACTTGCTCTAATAGAAGCACACTATTTCTATAATAATATGTTTTGGGAAGATAAAAATTATATATTGAATAAAATTGAAAAAATAAAAGATATTCCAATTTATATAGCTCATGGAAGATTTGACTTAAATACAAGAATTATTTCTGCATATAAGTTAGCAGAAAAATTAAATAATTGTGAACTTATTATAGTTGAAGGAGTTGGACATTCTCCTTTTACAGAAAAAATGAGTAAGGTACTTATAAAATTTTTAGAAGATATAAAAGAATTAAATTATAAAGATGAGGGAAATGGATAA
- a CDS encoding asparaginase — MEDKVLIINTGGTIGMVGKPLRPAYNWAEITKGYSVLEKFPTDYYQFDKLIDSSDVTVEFWIKLVEVIEKNYDKYIGFVILHGTDTMAYTGSMLSFLLKNLAKPVILTGAQAPMVNPRSDGLQNLINSIYIAGHKLFDIPLIPEVCICFRDSLLRANRSKKTDSNNYYGFSSPNYNPLAEIATEIKVIKDRILNKPTEKFYVEKNIDANVLLLELFPGLHSKYISDFIESNKNIKALILKTYGSGNTPTSEDFIETLKSISKKGIPILDITQCISGSVKMPLYESTDKLSKLGIINGSDITSEAGLTKMMYLLGKNLSLQEIKNAFTISICGEQTV, encoded by the coding sequence ATGGAAGATAAAGTTCTTATAATAAATACTGGTGGAACTATTGGTATGGTTGGAAAACCTTTAAGACCTGCTTATAATTGGGCTGAAATTACTAAGGGATATTCAGTTTTAGAAAAATTTCCAACAGATTATTATCAATTTGATAAATTAATAGATTCATCAGATGTTACAGTAGAATTTTGGATAAAGTTAGTAGAGGTTATTGAAAAAAACTATGATAAATATATAGGCTTTGTAATATTACATGGTACTGACACTATGGCATATACTGGCTCTATGTTATCATTTTTATTAAAAAATTTAGCAAAACCAGTTATTTTAACAGGAGCACAAGCTCCAATGGTAAATCCTAGAAGTGATGGACTTCAAAATTTAATAAATTCTATCTATATTGCAGGACATAAATTATTTGATATTCCTCTAATTCCAGAAGTATGTATATGTTTTAGAGATAGTTTATTAAGAGCTAATAGAAGTAAAAAAACTGATAGTAATAATTATTATGGATTTTCATCACCAAACTATAATCCTTTAGCAGAAATTGCTACTGAAATAAAAGTGATTAAAGATAGAATATTAAACAAACCAACAGAGAAATTTTATGTTGAAAAAAATATTGATGCTAATGTTTTACTATTGGAGTTATTTCCAGGTTTACATTCCAAATATATATCTGACTTTATTGAGAGCAATAAGAATATAAAAGCCTTGATATTAAAAACTTATGGAAGTGGAAATACTCCGACAAGTGAAGATTTTATAGAAACTTTAAAATCCATATCTAAAAAAGGTATTCCAATTTTAGATATTACACAATGTATTTCAGGAAGTGTAAAGATGCCTCTTTATGAATCAACTGATAAACTTTCAAAATTAGGAATTATAAATGGAAGTGATATAACTTCTGAGGCTGGTTTAACTAAGATGATGTATTTACTTGGAAAAAATTTAAGTTTACAAGAAATTAAAAATGCTTTTACAATTTCAATCTGTGGAGAACAGACTGTGTAG